ATAAGCCCGTTTTGACTGCTTTAAACTTCTTCCGGTCGGTCACGTAGAGCTGTACCCCGTGTGAAAGCTTGCCGGTGTGCTTTGAAAACGTTGGAGTGAAAGATGCTGCTCTAAACGATACGCCCGGCAGCTTCAAGCTGTTCAGTTTTCCAGCCAGTTTATCGCTATTTATAAAAGGTGCACCAATCAGTTCAAATGGTTTCGTAGTACCCCTGCCTTCTGAAAGATTGGTTCCTTCAATCATGCCTGTTGCCGGGTAAACGATGGCGGTTTCAAGTGTCGGCATGTTCGGTGACGGCATGACAAATGGAAGATGGGTATCATCAAAGTCCATACTTCTCTTCCAGCCCTTCATTTTCACTACTTTCAGGTCAGCACCGATTTGAAATTCACTGTTAAAGAGCTTGGCCAGTTCTCCAACTGTCATCCCGTGCTTTAAAGGAATCGGGTATTTGCCTACAAATGAAGAGAAAGCCGGTTCAAGAACAGGTCCATCCGTTTGGATTCCGCCAAGCGGGTTCGGCCGGTCCAAAACGATAATCGGAATGTTGTTTTCTTTCGCCGCTTCCATCGCATAAGCCATCGTGTAAATGTATGTGTAGTAGCGGGAGCCGACATCCTGAATGTCAAAGACTAGCACATCCACGTTTTTGAGCATCTCAGGTGTTGGCTTTTTCGTTTGTCCATAAAGGCTGTATACCGGCACTCCTGTCTTTTCATCGATGTAATACTCAACATACTGGCCAGCCTGCGCATCTCCCCGCACCCCATGCTCAGGACCAAAAAGAGCGGTCAGCTTAATGTCTTTATCCTGTGCAAGCAGATCGACAACGCTTGTAAGATTCCGGTCTACTCCGGTAGGATTTGTGATCAGGCCTACACGCTTCCCTTTAATCAGGCTTTTTTGTTCCTTCAGCAGCAGCTCAGCGCCAGTAAGTACCTTCTTCTCTTTTTTATGTCCGAAAAGGGAAGCATCCACCGATGTAGCCATCCCGATTGCCAGTATTCCGGCAATCAGGGCGAATAGTATTTTTTTCATAAGCGAGTCCTCTCCCGTTTGCTTATTTTAGTGGTTTTCCATTGAATTTTAAACCGTATCCGTATGGATAAAGAATGTCATTTGGATGGGTAACGGAAGGAATGCCGACCGGCAGTTTTCCTTTAGGCTCAGATAATCCGAAGATCGTTTCAATTCCTGCTGGAATGTTCGGCTGACGGAACCGGCCGTTTGTATATCCTTTAAAACCGTAAACAGCCAAGACCGCTTTCGCTTCTTCAAAATTAGCGGCATCATAAGGATTGCGCAGGCTCATCAGGACAAATTTTTTGCTGTTTTTCTGAGAGTAGTTCATAACCGCTCTTGGAAAAACAGTTGCCCATTTGGTTGAATCTGTCACCGTATCATCAATAACCCCATCATTAACGGCCGGATCATTTTTCACGACATAAGAACCGGTAATGACATAATCCGCTTCATCAATTTTCTCAGCGGTTTCTTGATCAAATACTTTTCCGGAAAAAATCAGACTTTCCACTTGTACTTTGTTTATTCTCTGTTTGGAGTACAGCTCGTTAATGGACCTTCTCATAGCTTCCGCCTGATCTTCGAATGGTGCGAGGATCAGAACTTTTTCATTCTTTTTCGGTTTAAACGGCAGGGTTTTGTCCTCATTTTTCAGAAGCGTCACCGCGTCTAATGCCATTTTCTTTTCTAAATGGTAATGCTTCATGCTGCCGACCATTTTTTTGGCATTGGCAATCCTGGCTTCCAGTGCATCTTCCTGGTTCGAACCTTCAGGCTGATAGATGCCGCGCTTCATTTTCAAATCGAGAATCCGTTCAACGGAATCATCGATCTCACTCATTGGAATATCTCCGGATTTTACTGCATCTATGACCCCGTTATATACTTCTGTCAAATTCTTTTCTGTTGCAATTGACGTAACCGGTGCTGGCATCAGAGCAATGTCCACGCCGGATTTAATGGCGAGGATTACCGCTTCTTTTTGGCCAAAGTTATCAGCGATGGCTTTCATGTTCAGTGCGTCAGTAACAACGACTCCCTTAAAGCCCATTTCATCTCTTAGCAAATCTGTCAGCACTTTGCGTGAGAGTGTCGCAGGAACCATAATCTGCTGGCCGTCCTTTTTGCTTTTGTATGTGGTATCGTCAATCGCAGGGAATTGAACATGTGCAGTCATAATCATATCGACGTTGGCATCAATCGCTTTTTGAAAAGGATACAATTCTACTTTTTTTAATCGTTCTTTATCATGTGTGACCATCGGAAGACCGTAATGGGAATCAACTGCTGTATCCCCGTGTCCCGGGAAATGCTTTGCCGTCGTAGCCATGTTCTGATCCTGCAGGCCTTTGATTGTCTGAAGGCCGAGGGAAGCAACCAGCTCCGGGCTGCTGCCAAAGGAGCGGACCCCGATTACTGGATTGCCGGGATTATTATTTACATCCAGAGATGGAGCAAAATTGACGTTGATGCCCAGGGAATGAAGCTCTTTCCCGACAATCGCTCCTGTGTTATAGGCATTTTTCAAGCTTCTCCCTGCACCGAGTGCCATGTTTCCTGGCAGATTCGTTCCCGATTGCAGTCTTGTCACAATGCCGCCTTCCTGATCAATCGTGACAAAAAGCGGGATGTTCTTGCTCGCTTTTTGAAGACCATCTGCAAGTCTTACAGTCTGCTCAGTATCCACTACATTTTCGGCAAATAAAATGACGCCGCCAAGATGGTACTTCTCAATGATGCTTCCGACTTCATCATTCATTTCGGTTAAGCCGGTCATTTTGCTTTCCCCTTGCTTCTGCCAGTTGCGGAAATCAGGCATCAGCATTTGGCCGACCTTTTCTTCAAGCGACATTCCATCCACTATTTCTTCCGCAGCTGAAGGAGTGCTGACATTGTCTGCTTTTACTTTTGCATCAGGCTTCAATCCTGAAAATGCAGTCAACATGAGAGCGGAGATCAAACCATACGTTAAAAGATGGGTTTTCTTCATAAAGTCCTCCTTGTTAGGTTTAGTATTTACATAGAACGTTTTAAGTAAGCGCTTTCTAAAAGAGTTAGGAATCCTGTTACTTTTTCAGCATCGCTTCATAGACAGCTGTTACAACACTTCCATATTTTCCAGTCTGAAACTGGTATCCTTGGAAAGTGTTCGAATCTTTAGCAGGGTCCACGAGCGGTGAATGCTTTTTATTTGTTAAGAGAACTATTCCCAGGTTGTACTTTGGATCCAGGATGGTCACGGTACCTGTCCAGCCTGTATGGCCAAAAGCTTTGTCACTCGCATAGGTTCCGAACATCCACTCCATGCTTTCATTGCCATTCAATCTCCACCCTAGTCCGTATGTGGGATTCATTGAAGATGGCTGGACAAATTCTTTGGCTGTTTTTTTGCTGAATAGCTGCTGATTGCCGTAGCTTCCGCCATTGAGCATGGTTTGAAGCAGAACTGCCATATCCCGGGTATTGGAAAACAGCCCGGCATGCCCTGACATCCCACCCATTGAGTAAAATGCTTTTTCATCATGCACTTCACCCTGAAGGGTATATTTACGAATATTCGGAAAATCAATTACACCATCGCGCGTATTCCCCATAAGCTCTGTTGCAGCAGCATCCTTCGGTTTGAATCCCTTTAAAAGAGGATTGAAAACGGTGTTTTTCAGTCCAAGAGGTTTGTATAAGTGTTTTTCCACATATTCATCAAGCTGTTTTCCGGTTACTTTCTCAATAATGGTCCAAGCAGCATATAGTCAACATCACTATAGATGTTTTTTGTTCCGGGCTGATAGGTCAGCGGTGTTCTCGAAATCATTTTTATGGTCAGATCCCGGTCCTGCGAGAATAGGTTTTTGGATACGTTCGGGTTGTGGTATTGCGGGTCAGGC
The Metabacillus sp. FJAT-52054 genome window above contains:
- a CDS encoding DUF1343 domain-containing protein, producing the protein MKKILFALIAGILAIGMATSVDASLFGHKKEKKVLTGAELLLKEQKSLIKGKRVGLITNPTGVDRNLTSVVDLLAQDKDIKLTALFGPEHGVRGDAQAGQYVEYYIDEKTGVPVYSLYGQTKKPTPEMLKNVDVLVFDIQDVGSRYYTYIYTMAYAMEAAKENNIPIIVLDRPNPLGGIQTDGPVLEPAFSSFVGKYPIPLKHGMTVGELAKLFNSEFQIGADLKVVKMKGWKRSMDFDDTHLPFVMPSPNMPTLETAIVYPATGMIEGTNLSEGRGTTKPFELIGAPFINSDKLAGKLNSLKLPGVSFRAASFTPTFSKHTGKLSHGVQLYVTDRKKFKAVKTGLSIVKTVKDMYPNDFQFLAADNFNLLLGNSWVKDMLLKGASVEEIEKNYEEERTKFLDIREKYLLY
- a CDS encoding glycoside hydrolase family 3 protein; the protein is MKKTHLLTYGLISALMLTAFSGLKPDAKVKADNVSTPSAAEEIVDGMSLEEKVGQMLMPDFRNWQKQGESKMTGLTEMNDEVGSIIEKYHLGGVILFAENVVDTEQTVRLADGLQKASKNIPLFVTIDQEGGIVTRLQSGTNLPGNMALGAGRSLKNAYNTGAIVGKELHSLGINVNFAPSLDVNNNPGNPVIGVRSFGSSPELVASLGLQTIKGLQDQNMATTAKHFPGHGDTAVDSHYGLPMVTHDKERLKKVELYPFQKAIDANVDMIMTAHVQFPAIDDTTYKSKKDGQQIMVPATLSRKVLTDLLRDEMGFKGVVVTDALNMKAIADNFGQKEAVILAIKSGVDIALMPAPVTSIATEKNLTEVYNGVIDAVKSGDIPMSEIDDSVERILDLKMKRGIYQPEGSNQEDALEARIANAKKMVGSMKHYHLEKKMALDAVTLLKNEDKTLPFKPKKNEKVLILAPFEDQAEAMRRSINELYSKQRINKVQVESLIFSGKVFDQETAEKIDEADYVITGSYVVKNDPAVNDGVIDDTVTDSTKWATVFPRAVMNYSQKNSKKFVLMSLRNPYDAANFEEAKAVLAVYGFKGYTNGRFRQPNIPAGIETIFGLSEPKGKLPVGIPSVTHPNDILYPYGYGLKFNGKPLK